AGGCAGTTCGGGAGGAAGCGGCCCTTGATTCGTGGTTTCTTCTGATGAACGCGGTGCGTATGCCCAATCACTAACCCTTGTCCCTGCCCGACGGGAAGTTACCGTATACCCTCGGCTAAATAATTCCTCGTACACAATCTGTATGGTTGAGCGTGAAACACCAATTAATTGAGCAAGTTCACGTGATGGGAGCAGCAATTCCCCTGGTTGCCATTTTCCGGTTGTAATATGTTGAATCGCTTGATCCAGAAGTTGCTGCCAGATCGGGCGATGGTCATTCCGATTAACTTTTAGCATGGATTCAACTCCAGTGTGGGGGCGTTATGGATTGCATTTACTTATGTATTTATGGACGTTATTGGCACTCCATTGATTGATATATTATCATGGAAAAAGTTTTTTTGTAAACAAAACAAAGCAGTACTAAAGGGCTCTTTATCATGTGTTCAATCTATTTTGGGCGGTCCTGCTTGGTTCATACTCGATTCATATTCAATCCACAGACAGTTCATCTTCTTCGGTTACACTGCTGAAGTACTACCACAGAGATCCCTAATCCATAGACTAGACAGGAGAAGATGAGATTGACACGAAGGAAACGAACTTCTATCGCCGCTATAACCTTGGTGCTTGCGATGATGTCCCCAATGTCTGCCATGGCCACACCGGCTACCAGTAACGGTAGTAGCCCTACGTATGATGTAACTAAAAAGGCAGCAAGTGCTAAGGCGAAGATACTTACCGAATCATACGCTACGACAAGTGTGCAGTACGCACTGATGGATCAAGGTGAGATTGTAATTTCCGGTCAGGCAGGCAAAAATGATCTGCAAAACAACATTCCGCTTTCATCTGAAACAATGTATGGCATTGGTTCAACTAGCAAAATGGTGCTCACAACCGCCGTAATGAAGCTCGTGGACCAAGGCAAAATCGATCTTGATGAGCCTGTCGCGAAGTATATTCCGGACTTTAAAATGAAAGACAAACGTTACCAGCTGATTACACCACGTATGCTCCTGAATCATTCATCCGGACTTCTCGGAACGTCAAGTAACAGTGCAATCCTGTTTGGAGATCATGATACCTACGCACATGATACGTTACTGGAACAATTGGGAACGCAACATCTGAAGGCCGATCCTGGCGCATACTCGGTGTATAGTAATGATGGTTTTACATTAGCTGAAATTCTGGTTGAGCGCGTCAGCGGCATGAGCTTCACCACTTTCATGCACCGTTACATAACGGAACCACTTGGGATGGATCATACTAAAACACCGCAGGATATTGTGGACCTTAGCCAGATGGCAGCAACGTATTCCCCGTCACAAGAGGAGAAACTTCCATTAGAGACTACAAATATGATTGCTTCAGGAGGCATTTATTCCACCGCAGAAGACCTGGTTCAATTCTCGAAAATCTTTACAGGTGAGGTTGAATCTGTTCTTTCACAGGAATCTGTAGAGGCCATGGAGCAAGAAGAATACAAAAGAGGCATGTGGCCGGAAGAAGGAGATTCGTCCATTGGATATGGCTTAGGGTGGGACAGCGTGAACCTGTTTCCTTTTAATGATTATGGCATCCAGGCAGTAAGCAAAGGCGGCAATACGATAACCTATCATTCTTCATTGATTGTGTTACCGGAATATAATATGGCTGCTGCCGTAACCTCTTCGGGTGGTCACAGCTCAACGGATCAATTGCTGGCAACTGAACTGTTGCTTGGTGCGCTTGAGGAAAAGAATATTATTCCAGAGCGTAAGCCGGAGAAGTCACATGGCGCATCGGTAAAAACAACCATGCCGAAGGAACTTACACAGCATACGGGTACGTATGGCGGTGGTGCAAACATGTTAATGAACTTGACCGTGCAGGATGGCGGACAAATGACGATATCTTATCTGTCGTCTCCTAACAGCCCTAATCAGACATATACTTACAATGCTGATGGCTCATTCATTAATGATGAGGGTACGGAAAAGCTTAAATTCGTTCAGGAAGTCAACGGAAACACATACTTGTGGTCTCGCTCGTATCAGTCTGTTCCCGGACTCGGACAAGTTGCTTCCTCGGAATATAAGGCAGAAAAGCTTGAAACTAATGAATTGTCTGCAGAAGTAAAGGCCGCATGGCAGAAACGGGAAGGCAAAGCGTATGTGTTGGTCAATGAAAAATACACATCAACATTGTACAACGCAGCTATGCCGAGCATTCCCATTCATACTTTTAATGAGCTGCCTGGTTATATCTATACCAATAAAATTATTGGAGCTAACCAAGCCGTAAACCAATTGCAAATTCCTGGAGTAGCCGGACGTGACACGATGGAGTTCAATTTCTATGAGGAAAATGGCGTGGAATACGTTACTGCCGGAGGCAATGTCTACGCTGCTCAAGAAATCATAAAACCGATCTATGCGGGAAGATATTCGAAGACAACAATTCAAGCGAATGGTCATGCTACATGGTACTCAATTCCGGCATCGGCCGCAGGTAAAGAAATGACGGTCAAGATGTCTTCAAACAGCGCATTTGCTGTATATGACCAAGCAGGTGTAGGTATTAATCATACAGTGGTCAGTGGAAAAAATGAAATTGTATTGCCTGAGAACGGAACCATTGTGTTCGCGGGTGAAGCTGGTTCGAAGTTCGAGATTGTATTGACAACCAGAGAAAATTAATAGATGATAAAAAACTGTACAACAAAAAGTCGCGGAAATCGCGGCTTTTTTGAGTTTTAAATTTTAAATAATAGGATTTAAAGTAAATGTACCTTTTTATGAGATCCACAATGTAATATTGGGTTTCGCATAGCTAACCTAGAGGGTAAGTATTAAGAGGGCTTTTACTGGTTGGAAAAAAATGACGGAGGAAAATGTTGCAAGTGGAAAGGCAAAGCATTGATTGTTAATATACAGTAAATAATAACAATCAAATGTGCAGAAGATCGACAAGAAGCATAACAGTAATACCGATTCCAAAGAAAATAATGATTATTCGGACAACACCGAGACGGGGAGGACACATGAAAACAACGAAGATCTCATTTTTTATACTTTCACTGATGCTGCTCCTGGTGAGCGGTCTATCAGGATGGGCGGGGGAAGCCGCTGCAACATCCAATTCCAGTAAAACTTATGTTATTGGAACTGATGTCACATTTGCTCCATTCGAATATGAAGATGAGAATGGTGATTTTGTAGGTATCGATATGGATTTGCTGGATGCCATCGCCAAAGACCAAAATTTCAAGTATCAAATCAAAGCTCTGGGTTTTAATGCAGCTGTGCAGGCACTTGAAGCCAATCAGGTTGATGGTGTCATTGCAGGGATGAGTATTACGGATGAAAGAAAAGCAAAATTTGATTTTTCCGATACTTATTTTGAATCAGGTGTCGTTATGGGGGTAAGTGCCAACAATGACACAATCAAGAGTTATGAAGACCTTCGTGGACAAAAGGTAGCTGTAAAAACCGGAACAGAAGGGTATAGTTTTGCAGAGTCCATTGCTTCAGAGTATGGATTTACGATCGTTCCGTTTGATGAGTCCTACCAAATGTATGAAGATGTAAAAACCGGTAATTCCGTAGCCTGCTTTGAAGATTATCCTGTGCTGGCTTATGGGGTCAATCAGAAAAACGGCTTGAAAATTGTTACTGACAAAGAAGAAGGGGCTCCTTATGGATTTGCAGTAAGCAAAGGGAAAAACCAGGAGCTTCTGGAGATGTTTAATACAGGTCTCGCCAATATCAAAGCTAATGGTGAATATAAGCGCATTACCGAGAAATATCTTGGTGAGAACGCTCCGACTGTTGCTAATCAGAGTCGTTGGGAGCTCATTCAGAAATCTCTTCCTGCACTTTTTAAAGGTCTGGGAAACACACTTATATACACAATTGTGTCCCTGTTCTTCGCGTTTATCATCGGTCTGATTTTCGGATTTATGAAAGTGGGACAGAACAAATTCCTTCGTGGTGTTGCCACCGTATTTGTGGATATCTTCCGCGGCATTCCGTTGATTGTCCTGGCATTCTTTATCTATTTCGGGATTCCACAGGCGATGGGTTTCACGATGCCATTGTTCCTGGCGGCTATTCTGACACTTAGTCTGAATGCAGGGGCGTATGTAACCGAAATTATCCGAGGCGGGATTCAATCGATTGATCGTGGTCAGATGGAAGCTGCCCGTTCATTGGGACTTCCTTATCGCAAAGCAATGATTAAGATTGTCATTCCGCAGGCAGTGCGGGTTATGATTCCGTCCTTCATTAACCAGATGGTTATCACGCTGAAGGATACGTCAATCTTATCCGTTATTGGTCTCGTAGAGTTGACACAATCGGGTAAAATTGTAATTGCAAGAACGTTCTCCTCTTTTGACATTTGGTTAACGGTTGCTGTTATGTATTTGATTGTTATCATCACACTGACCAAAATTGCTGATTATCTGGAGGTGAAGGTTCGTCGTGGCTAAAATTAAAGTTGAAGGTTTGAAAAAAAGTTTCGGCACAAATCAGGTTCTTAAGGGAATTGATGTGGCTGTCAGCGAAGGTGAAGTGGTCTGTGTCATCGGGCCTTCCGGCTCAGGAAAAAGTACCTTCTTGCGCTGCATCAACCAATTGGAAGATATCACAGCTGGTCGAGTTATCGTGGATGATCAGGATCTCAATGATCCTAAAACCAACATTAATAAAGCGCGTGAAAATATCGGAATGGTATTTCAACATTTTAACTTATTCCCTCATTTTAACGTCTTGAAAAATATAACGTTTGCGCCAAGAGAATTAGGGGTTTTAAACGCAGAAGAGGCTCGAAAAACGGGCCTTAGCCTACTCGATCGTGTCGGGTTGTCTGATAAAGCGGATAGTTTCCCCAGTCAACTCTCGGGTGGGCAAAAACAACGGGTTGCTATCGCTCGTGCGCTTGCCATGAACCCGGATGTGATGTTATTTGATGAACCGACTTCGGCGCTTGATCCAGAGATGGTAGGCGAAGTTCTGGGGGTAATGAAAGATCTTGCGAGCGAGGGCATGACGATGATCATTGTTACTCATGAGATGGGTTTTGCACGTGAAGTAGCTGATCGCGTCATCTTCATGGACGGTGGTTATATTGTCGAGCAGGGTACCCCTGAACAGATATTTGGAAGTCCGAAGAATGAACGGACGATCAGCTTTTTGGAAAAGGTACTCTAGAACTGATCAAGACTATACAGTTATCACATTGAAAGTCGCTAGTTTTAGCGGCTTTTTTTGTTATATTTATGAGGTGATTTAATTTAATATATATTTGAATACCAAATCAAGCAAGAAAGTGAGGTCTGTACTCCATGGAAAACGTATCACATGAAGAACAACTTGAATCTATCAAAG
The window above is part of the Paenibacillus sp. 1781tsa1 genome. Proteins encoded here:
- a CDS encoding serine hydrolase — encoded protein: MRLTRRKRTSIAAITLVLAMMSPMSAMATPATSNGSSPTYDVTKKAASAKAKILTESYATTSVQYALMDQGEIVISGQAGKNDLQNNIPLSSETMYGIGSTSKMVLTTAVMKLVDQGKIDLDEPVAKYIPDFKMKDKRYQLITPRMLLNHSSGLLGTSSNSAILFGDHDTYAHDTLLEQLGTQHLKADPGAYSVYSNDGFTLAEILVERVSGMSFTTFMHRYITEPLGMDHTKTPQDIVDLSQMAATYSPSQEEKLPLETTNMIASGGIYSTAEDLVQFSKIFTGEVESVLSQESVEAMEQEEYKRGMWPEEGDSSIGYGLGWDSVNLFPFNDYGIQAVSKGGNTITYHSSLIVLPEYNMAAAVTSSGGHSSTDQLLATELLLGALEEKNIIPERKPEKSHGASVKTTMPKELTQHTGTYGGGANMLMNLTVQDGGQMTISYLSSPNSPNQTYTYNADGSFINDEGTEKLKFVQEVNGNTYLWSRSYQSVPGLGQVASSEYKAEKLETNELSAEVKAAWQKREGKAYVLVNEKYTSTLYNAAMPSIPIHTFNELPGYIYTNKIIGANQAVNQLQIPGVAGRDTMEFNFYEENGVEYVTAGGNVYAAQEIIKPIYAGRYSKTTIQANGHATWYSIPASAAGKEMTVKMSSNSAFAVYDQAGVGINHTVVSGKNEIVLPENGTIVFAGEAGSKFEIVLTTREN
- a CDS encoding amino acid ABC transporter substrate-binding protein/permease, which produces MKTTKISFFILSLMLLLVSGLSGWAGEAAATSNSSKTYVIGTDVTFAPFEYEDENGDFVGIDMDLLDAIAKDQNFKYQIKALGFNAAVQALEANQVDGVIAGMSITDERKAKFDFSDTYFESGVVMGVSANNDTIKSYEDLRGQKVAVKTGTEGYSFAESIASEYGFTIVPFDESYQMYEDVKTGNSVACFEDYPVLAYGVNQKNGLKIVTDKEEGAPYGFAVSKGKNQELLEMFNTGLANIKANGEYKRITEKYLGENAPTVANQSRWELIQKSLPALFKGLGNTLIYTIVSLFFAFIIGLIFGFMKVGQNKFLRGVATVFVDIFRGIPLIVLAFFIYFGIPQAMGFTMPLFLAAILTLSLNAGAYVTEIIRGGIQSIDRGQMEAARSLGLPYRKAMIKIVIPQAVRVMIPSFINQMVITLKDTSILSVIGLVELTQSGKIVIARTFSSFDIWLTVAVMYLIVIITLTKIADYLEVKVRRG
- a CDS encoding amino acid ABC transporter ATP-binding protein encodes the protein MAKIKVEGLKKSFGTNQVLKGIDVAVSEGEVVCVIGPSGSGKSTFLRCINQLEDITAGRVIVDDQDLNDPKTNINKARENIGMVFQHFNLFPHFNVLKNITFAPRELGVLNAEEARKTGLSLLDRVGLSDKADSFPSQLSGGQKQRVAIARALAMNPDVMLFDEPTSALDPEMVGEVLGVMKDLASEGMTMIIVTHEMGFAREVADRVIFMDGGYIVEQGTPEQIFGSPKNERTISFLEKVL